The Citrifermentans bemidjiense Bem genome window below encodes:
- a CDS encoding ferritin family protein — translation MDSRDMALRKEGDARGYYERCGAEAGIAGFTSIFRMFTEDETRHADALRALQDGARVELPASATLDGARRILRRLAVQEGVLSFTGDLGCYKSAMQFEAVSARACGKLAEEASGWERELFLRIAADDEIHFTLLEEMHELLQVYGEEPGGMCDAG, via the coding sequence ATGGACTCGCGCGACATGGCACTCAGAAAGGAAGGGGACGCAAGGGGTTACTACGAGCGCTGCGGCGCCGAGGCCGGGATCGCCGGCTTCACCTCTATCTTCAGAATGTTCACCGAGGATGAGACGAGGCACGCCGACGCCCTGCGTGCGTTGCAAGACGGGGCGCGGGTGGAGCTGCCTGCCTCTGCCACCTTGGACGGCGCGAGGAGGATACTGCGCCGGCTCGCCGTGCAGGAAGGTGTCCTTTCCTTCACCGGGGACCTGGGGTGCTACAAAAGCGCCATGCAGTTCGAGGCGGTGAGCGCACGCGCTTGCGGCAAACTGGCCGAAGAGGCCAGCGGCTGGGAGCGGGAACTCTTTTTGAGAATAGCGGCTGACGACGAGATCCATTTCACCCTGCTGGAGGAGATGCACGAGCTGCTGCAGGTATACGGCGAGGAACCTGGAGGCATGTGCGATGCCGGTTGA
- a CDS encoding ammonium transporter: MIRDDMKAKNAARNAGFSVVSSCLTVKFTKLMLLASLLLLPAMAGAEEKAGEAASPAVAASVAAPAAPVAATAAVPAAPAAAPVAAAAVPKNVDPVLNTGDTAWMLISAALVLFMIPGLALFYGGMVRSKNVLSTMMHSLVAMGIVGVQWALIGYSLSFGPDLGHGLIGNFSKALLSGLISFKDGNPVYALFQNVSTEPGAIPEYVFAMFQGMFAMITVALISGALAERIKFSAYCLFVLLWTTLVYDPLAHWVWMVDGWLFKLGALDFAGGTVVHLSSGISSLVVLYFLGKRHGFPTERMAPHSLPLTLLGVGVLWFGWFGFNAGSAVVGANCSDAAGGLAGLAFMTTTIAPAAAGLTWMIAEWIHAGKPSALGFGSGVVAGLVVITPAAGFVQPGAALLMGVAGGLVCYGGVLLKAKLKYDDSLDAFGVHGIGGTTGAILTGVFATVGATGLSSGNMKQFVTQLVAVGAAALYAVVVTFVISFVLDKTIGFRVEKEDEIMGLDQTQHSESAYN, translated from the coding sequence ATGATTCGTGACGATATGAAGGCTAAGAACGCAGCTCGCAACGCCGGTTTCTCTGTCGTTTCCAGCTGCCTCACCGTTAAATTCACCAAGCTCATGCTGCTGGCCTCCCTGCTGCTCCTCCCGGCAATGGCCGGCGCCGAGGAAAAAGCCGGCGAGGCGGCCTCCCCCGCAGTTGCAGCGAGCGTTGCCGCGCCCGCCGCGCCGGTGGCAGCCACTGCCGCAGTACCCGCAGCACCAGCAGCGGCTCCTGTCGCTGCAGCCGCCGTCCCTAAGAACGTCGACCCGGTGCTGAATACCGGCGACACCGCCTGGATGCTGATCTCCGCCGCACTGGTTCTCTTCATGATCCCCGGCCTCGCCCTTTTCTACGGCGGCATGGTCCGCTCCAAGAACGTCCTCTCCACTATGATGCATTCGCTGGTGGCGATGGGGATCGTCGGGGTGCAGTGGGCCCTGATCGGCTACTCCCTTTCCTTCGGCCCCGACCTGGGGCACGGTCTTATCGGCAACTTCTCGAAGGCGCTTTTGAGCGGCCTCATCAGCTTTAAGGACGGGAACCCCGTCTACGCGCTGTTCCAGAACGTATCCACCGAGCCCGGCGCCATTCCCGAATACGTCTTCGCCATGTTCCAGGGGATGTTCGCCATGATCACCGTGGCCCTCATCTCGGGTGCCCTGGCCGAGAGGATCAAGTTCTCCGCCTATTGTCTCTTCGTCCTCCTTTGGACCACCTTGGTGTACGACCCGCTGGCCCACTGGGTCTGGATGGTGGATGGCTGGCTCTTCAAGCTCGGCGCGCTCGACTTCGCAGGCGGCACCGTCGTTCACCTTTCCTCGGGTATCTCGTCCCTGGTGGTGCTCTACTTCTTGGGCAAGCGCCATGGCTTCCCGACCGAGCGCATGGCTCCGCACAGCCTGCCGCTGACCCTTTTGGGCGTCGGCGTGCTCTGGTTCGGCTGGTTCGGCTTCAACGCCGGTTCCGCCGTGGTCGGCGCAAATTGCTCGGATGCCGCTGGCGGCCTGGCCGGCCTCGCCTTCATGACCACCACCATCGCTCCTGCGGCGGCAGGCCTTACCTGGATGATCGCCGAGTGGATCCATGCAGGGAAGCCTTCGGCCTTGGGCTTTGGTTCCGGCGTCGTGGCGGGGCTCGTCGTGATCACCCCCGCTGCCGGCTTCGTGCAGCCGGGTGCCGCCCTCCTGATGGGTGTTGCCGGCGGCCTCGTCTGCTATGGCGGCGTGCTCCTGAAAGCGAAGCTTAAGTACGACGACTCCCTCGATGCCTTCGGCGTGCACGGCATCGGCGGCACCACCGGCGCCATCCTGACCGGCGTCTTCGCCACCGTCGGAGCCACCGGTCTTAGCTCGGGGAACATGAAGCAGTTCGTGACCCAGCTCGTCGCCGTCGGCGCCGCCGCCCTCTATGCCGTCGTGGTCACCTTCGTCATCTCCTTCGTGCTGGACAAGACCATCGGCTTCAGGGTGGAGAAGGAAGACGAGATCATGGGGCTCGACCAGACGCAGCATTCGGAAAGTGCTTACAACTAG
- a CDS encoding CapA family protein, which translates to MGDVMMGSDFPAARLPKDGGRSLFAAAAPLFKRADIAMANLEGPLCEGGNPVKEPLPGRRYLFRTPPAFARILSDAGISMVSLANNHAQDFGREGVASTKQALARAGVLYSSKKGEVAEFTVRGTRVGIISLAFGPPPRSITFPAQALQEIAREAANYDILILSIHAGAEGRDAQHVTPGMERYLDEPRGDLLSFAHQAVAAGADLVVAHGPHVPRALELYRGRLIAYSLGNFATFGGVSVAGESGYAPLLTVRLDKDGSFLEGSINSFRQACLTAPAPDPKQRALSLMRRLSAEDFPDSPLSFGSLGELKTSNRENF; encoded by the coding sequence GTGGGCGACGTCATGATGGGGAGCGACTTCCCCGCAGCCAGACTCCCCAAGGACGGCGGGCGCTCGCTCTTCGCCGCCGCCGCACCCCTTTTCAAGCGCGCCGACATCGCCATGGCCAACCTGGAAGGCCCTCTCTGCGAGGGGGGAAACCCAGTCAAAGAGCCCCTTCCCGGCAGGCGCTACCTGTTCCGCACCCCCCCCGCCTTCGCCAGGATCTTAAGCGATGCCGGGATCTCCATGGTGTCGCTTGCCAACAACCACGCCCAGGACTTCGGCAGAGAAGGGGTCGCCTCCACCAAGCAGGCACTGGCCCGGGCCGGGGTACTCTACTCCAGCAAGAAGGGGGAGGTCGCCGAGTTCACTGTGCGCGGCACCCGGGTCGGCATCATCTCGCTCGCCTTCGGCCCACCGCCTCGCTCCATCACCTTTCCGGCACAGGCCCTGCAGGAGATCGCCCGGGAAGCGGCGAACTACGACATCCTGATCCTCTCGATCCATGCCGGAGCGGAGGGGCGCGACGCGCAGCATGTGACCCCGGGGATGGAGCGCTACCTGGATGAGCCGCGCGGCGACCTTCTCTCCTTCGCGCACCAGGCGGTGGCGGCGGGGGCGGACCTGGTGGTGGCCCACGGCCCACACGTGCCGCGGGCCCTGGAGCTTTACCGCGGCCGGCTGATCGCCTACAGCCTCGGGAACTTCGCCACCTTCGGCGGGGTGAGCGTCGCCGGCGAGAGCGGCTACGCTCCGCTGCTCACGGTCCGCCTCGACAAAGACGGCTCCTTCCTGGAGGGGAGCATCAACTCCTTCCGGCAGGCGTGTCTTACGGCACCCGCTCCCGATCCCAAGCAGCGCGCGCTTTCCCTGATGCGGAGGCTCTCCGCCGAGGACTTCCCCGACTCACCCTTAAGCTTTGGCAGCCTGGGGGAACTCAAAACCTCTAACAGGGAGAACTTCTGA
- a CDS encoding P-II family nitrogen regulator, whose translation MKLIEAIIKPFKLDEVKDALNEIGIEGITVSEVKGYGRQKGHTELYRGAEYVVDFIPKVKLEIAVADELVAKAVGTIEEIARTGRIGDGKIFILPLEDAVRIRTGEKGGEAI comes from the coding sequence ATGAAGCTTATCGAAGCAATCATCAAGCCGTTCAAGCTCGATGAAGTGAAGGATGCCCTGAATGAAATCGGCATCGAGGGGATCACGGTGAGCGAGGTAAAAGGTTACGGCCGTCAAAAGGGCCATACGGAGCTATACCGTGGTGCGGAGTACGTGGTGGATTTCATCCCGAAGGTGAAGCTGGAGATCGCGGTCGCCGACGAACTGGTGGCCAAGGCTGTGGGGACCATCGAGGAGATCGCCAGGACCGGAAGGATCGGCGACGGCAAGATCTTTATCTTGCCGCTGGAAGACGCGGTCAGGATCAGGACCGGAGAGAAGGGCGGAGAGGCCATCTAA
- a CDS encoding (Fe-S)-binding protein, with amino-acid sequence MMPQTALFTTLLVASLAFFCWSVYRRFSLVCFGQPEERLDHPGRRLQEMLLYAFAQLRVVKKPFGLNHFVIFWSFLILAIANGEFLLNGVFPSVSLAALPQGLHHALLLLFDLVSLLTLIAIALSFGRRLIVRPPYLDSLYVKGRSPEAFVILSFIALLMLAYFGMHGAQIAQGKEAASAAMPVSSFVGSLLTRYPGLLGTVEAVSWWLHALVLLAFICFLPHSKHMHILTAIPNCYLGSLDWPATQPREKFEKGAEYGAGSVERFTWKDLFDSFSCTECGRCQAACPAASTGKALNPRQIVHAIKTNLLENSHALREGRKGTLPLIGNEGEGTNTEEAIWDCTTCGACMEACPVLIEQMPKIVKMRRHLVQDESRFPEELLNLFENMEQRSNPWGIAPSERSKWVSTLEVKPFVAGETEYLLYVGCAGSFDSRAKQVTVALASVLNAAGVSYGILGKEEKCCGDSLRRLGNEYVFEKMALENVELFREKGVTKVITLCPHCLTTLKNDYRQYGLELEVLHQSQLIAELLADGRIKLDGSEKSLGKITYHDPCYLGRHNGVFDAPRGVIQAATGSAPQEMERNGRNSFCCGAGGGRMWMEEFTGERVNHARVAEALEGSPDTICVACPYCMTMIEDGLKDKGAGQVRVKDVVEVVAEGLLHRKA; translated from the coding sequence ATGATGCCGCAAACCGCACTCTTCACGACGCTACTGGTCGCCTCGCTCGCCTTTTTCTGCTGGAGCGTGTACCGCCGCTTTTCACTGGTCTGCTTCGGGCAGCCCGAGGAAAGGCTCGACCACCCCGGGCGCCGCCTGCAGGAGATGCTTTTGTACGCCTTCGCCCAGCTGCGCGTGGTGAAAAAACCGTTCGGCCTGAACCACTTCGTCATCTTCTGGTCCTTCCTGATCCTGGCCATCGCCAACGGGGAGTTCCTTTTGAACGGCGTCTTCCCGTCGGTAAGCCTCGCCGCGCTGCCGCAGGGGCTGCACCACGCTCTGCTGCTCTTGTTCGACCTGGTCTCGCTTCTGACTCTGATAGCGATCGCGCTCTCCTTCGGGAGACGCCTCATCGTGAGGCCCCCCTATCTCGACTCCCTCTACGTGAAGGGGAGAAGCCCGGAGGCCTTCGTCATCCTCTCCTTCATCGCGCTCCTCATGCTCGCCTACTTCGGGATGCACGGGGCGCAGATCGCGCAGGGGAAGGAGGCGGCTTCTGCTGCGATGCCGGTATCGAGCTTCGTAGGGTCGCTTTTAACCCGCTATCCGGGGCTTCTGGGGACGGTCGAGGCCGTCTCCTGGTGGCTGCACGCCCTGGTGCTTCTGGCCTTCATCTGCTTTTTGCCGCATTCCAAACATATGCACATCTTGACCGCCATCCCCAACTGCTACCTGGGTAGCCTCGACTGGCCGGCTACCCAGCCGCGCGAGAAGTTCGAGAAGGGGGCCGAGTACGGGGCGGGGAGCGTGGAGCGCTTCACCTGGAAGGATCTATTCGACTCCTTCTCCTGCACCGAGTGCGGCCGCTGCCAGGCCGCCTGCCCCGCCGCCAGCACCGGCAAGGCCTTGAACCCGCGCCAGATCGTGCACGCCATCAAGACCAACCTCCTGGAGAACAGCCACGCGCTCAGAGAGGGGAGGAAGGGGACGCTCCCGCTCATCGGCAACGAAGGGGAGGGGACCAACACCGAGGAGGCGATCTGGGACTGCACCACCTGCGGCGCCTGCATGGAGGCCTGCCCGGTGCTGATCGAGCAGATGCCGAAGATCGTCAAGATGAGAAGGCACCTGGTGCAGGACGAGTCCCGCTTCCCGGAGGAACTCCTGAACCTGTTCGAGAACATGGAGCAGCGCTCCAACCCCTGGGGGATTGCTCCCAGCGAGCGGAGCAAGTGGGTTTCCACCCTGGAGGTGAAGCCGTTTGTGGCAGGGGAGACCGAGTATCTTCTTTACGTCGGCTGCGCCGGCTCCTTCGATTCGCGCGCGAAGCAGGTGACCGTGGCGCTTGCCAGCGTGCTGAATGCGGCCGGGGTTTCCTACGGCATCCTGGGAAAAGAGGAGAAGTGCTGCGGCGATTCGCTGAGAAGGCTCGGCAACGAGTACGTCTTCGAGAAGATGGCACTGGAGAACGTGGAGCTCTTCCGCGAGAAGGGTGTCACCAAGGTGATCACCCTCTGCCCGCACTGCCTGACCACGCTTAAAAACGACTACCGCCAATACGGGCTGGAGCTGGAGGTGCTGCACCAGTCCCAGCTGATCGCGGAGCTTCTCGCGGACGGGCGCATCAAGCTGGACGGCTCGGAGAAGAGCCTCGGCAAGATCACCTACCACGACCCCTGTTATCTCGGGCGCCACAACGGCGTGTTCGACGCGCCGCGCGGCGTGATTCAAGCGGCTACCGGAAGCGCCCCGCAGGAGATGGAGAGAAACGGCAGGAACTCGTTTTGCTGCGGCGCCGGCGGCGGGCGCATGTGGATGGAGGAGTTCACCGGCGAGAGGGTGAACCACGCCCGCGTGGCCGAGGCGCTTGAAGGCTCCCCCGACACCATCTGCGTCGCCTGCCCCTACTGCATGACCATGATCGAGGACGGCCTGAAGGACAAGGGTGCCGGACAGGTGCGGGTGAAGGACGTGGTAGAGGTAGTGGCTGAGGGGCTTTTGCACCGCAAAGCGTAA
- a CDS encoding response regulator translates to MDGNRTVKSCLKAKLMAPLVACNALLLLALVAAFACYQLRYPALLWQWVPSDSFRSLFLFLSGAAALASLGLGVLAQLLSLRIKRFISDPIHRLSKKMEIVSHSQDYQVRVEDGSNDELGLLFDCFNEMLEEISIRDERLALHSEELKLEVAERTAELSSVNRQLEESLEEVRRAMESAQSANRAKSDFLAQMSHEIRTPMYGVLGMTELLLNTYLSKEQARFVESVRCSGEALLGIINNILDFSKIEAGRMELEMIPFDLHQLTADAVAMFADDAARKGIALSCRIEPGLPVMFQGDPGRLRQVMVNLLGNAVKFTPEGAVTLSVSLVRRPALVRVTVEDTGIGISREAQERIFDHFAQGDESMTRRYGGTGLGLAIAKQLTELMGGGMELSSEPGKGSSFSFTVALEPHQKAPPPERSYSALRSKRALVATDDPELQETLLELMGGLGMDLDCVGDAPGALCRLVAAPFDLVLMDHCVAGTDGLALAAAIRSVAVGHSVRLVLLAEEPEAAPAERVREIEVALLSRRNLTQEVLYAALVSALGMEEEQGGGEEAPTLRRLRQVLLVEDNVVNQEVGRGLLESLGCRVKVAENGLAALKELQRGAFDLIFMDCQMPVLDGLEATRRIRQREEGSSARVPIIALTAYAMKGDREACLAAGADDYLSKPFSREQLSKSIERRLGCGEASATQARPAGILAETICPGRAGGVLELIRTLPGNRGVAILRKVVDLYLASTPTLLQTLREAESGGDAEKLKAAAHSFKSSSANLGAVRLAGVCLELESLGRAGSTEGAGALLVQVEEEYRLVRDALLGGPSC, encoded by the coding sequence GTGGACGGCAATCGGACCGTAAAAAGCTGCCTGAAGGCAAAGCTCATGGCGCCGCTAGTCGCGTGCAACGCGCTGTTGCTGCTGGCGCTCGTGGCCGCGTTCGCCTGCTACCAGCTCCGCTATCCGGCGCTCCTTTGGCAGTGGGTGCCGTCTGACTCTTTCCGCTCGCTCTTCTTGTTTCTCTCCGGCGCCGCTGCGCTCGCCTCTCTGGGGCTGGGCGTCTTGGCCCAACTCCTGTCGCTGCGCATCAAACGGTTCATCTCGGACCCCATCCACCGGCTCAGCAAGAAAATGGAAATCGTCTCCCACAGCCAGGACTACCAGGTTCGCGTGGAGGACGGCAGCAACGACGAGTTAGGGCTTCTCTTCGACTGTTTCAACGAGATGCTGGAGGAGATCTCCATCCGCGACGAGCGGCTCGCCCTCCACTCGGAAGAGCTGAAGCTGGAGGTGGCCGAGCGTACCGCTGAACTCTCCAGCGTGAACCGGCAATTGGAGGAGAGCCTGGAAGAGGTGCGGCGGGCCATGGAGTCGGCCCAGTCCGCCAACCGCGCCAAGTCCGATTTCCTGGCGCAGATGAGTCACGAGATCAGGACACCGATGTACGGCGTCCTCGGGATGACCGAGCTGCTCTTGAACACCTACCTCTCCAAGGAGCAGGCCCGGTTCGTGGAGTCGGTGCGCTGCTCGGGCGAGGCCCTTTTGGGGATCATAAACAACATACTCGACTTCTCCAAGATCGAGGCGGGGCGGATGGAACTGGAGATGATCCCCTTCGACCTGCATCAGTTGACGGCGGACGCGGTTGCGATGTTCGCCGACGACGCGGCCAGGAAGGGTATAGCTTTAAGCTGCCGGATCGAGCCGGGGCTCCCCGTGATGTTCCAGGGGGATCCGGGGCGCCTGCGCCAGGTGATGGTGAACCTCTTGGGGAACGCGGTGAAGTTCACCCCCGAGGGTGCCGTCACCCTTTCGGTCTCCCTGGTGCGGAGACCTGCCCTGGTGCGGGTGACCGTCGAGGACACCGGGATCGGCATCTCCAGGGAGGCCCAGGAGCGGATCTTCGATCACTTCGCTCAGGGGGACGAGTCGATGACCCGCAGGTACGGTGGCACCGGCTTGGGGCTCGCCATCGCGAAGCAACTGACCGAACTCATGGGGGGGGGGATGGAACTTTCCAGCGAGCCGGGTAAAGGGTCGAGCTTCAGCTTCACCGTGGCTTTGGAGCCGCACCAGAAGGCCCCGCCCCCCGAGCGCTCCTACAGCGCGTTGCGCAGCAAGCGTGCCCTCGTCGCAACAGACGACCCGGAGCTGCAGGAGACCCTCCTGGAACTCATGGGGGGGCTGGGGATGGACCTTGACTGCGTCGGAGACGCGCCCGGCGCTCTCTGCAGGCTGGTGGCCGCCCCCTTCGACCTGGTCCTCATGGACCACTGCGTGGCCGGGACCGACGGCCTGGCGCTTGCGGCGGCCATCCGTAGCGTCGCGGTAGGGCACTCCGTGCGGCTGGTGCTCCTGGCCGAGGAGCCTGAGGCGGCTCCGGCCGAGCGGGTGCGCGAGATCGAGGTGGCGCTTTTATCCAGGCGCAACCTGACCCAGGAAGTGCTCTATGCCGCACTTGTCTCCGCACTCGGCATGGAAGAGGAGCAAGGGGGAGGTGAGGAAGCGCCCACCCTGCGGCGGCTGCGCCAGGTGCTCTTAGTCGAGGACAACGTGGTGAACCAGGAGGTGGGGAGAGGGCTGCTGGAGAGCCTGGGTTGCCGGGTGAAGGTGGCGGAGAACGGGCTCGCGGCGCTTAAGGAGTTGCAGCGGGGGGCATTCGACCTCATCTTCATGGACTGCCAGATGCCGGTGCTGGACGGCCTGGAGGCGACCCGGCGCATTCGGCAGCGGGAAGAAGGTTCCTCCGCGCGCGTCCCCATCATCGCCCTCACCGCCTACGCCATGAAGGGAGACCGCGAGGCCTGTCTCGCCGCCGGTGCCGATGACTACCTTTCCAAACCTTTCAGCCGGGAGCAGCTCTCCAAGTCGATCGAAAGGCGTCTTGGCTGCGGCGAGGCGAGTGCCACGCAAGCGCGGCCGGCGGGGATCCTGGCGGAGACCATCTGTCCGGGAAGGGCGGGGGGCGTGCTGGAGCTGATCCGCACCCTGCCGGGCAACCGCGGCGTCGCGATCCTGCGCAAGGTGGTAGACCTCTACCTCGCCAGCACGCCGACGCTTTTGCAGACCTTGCGCGAGGCTGAGTCCGGCGGCGACGCCGAGAAGCTCAAGGCAGCGGCGCACAGCTTCAAGTCGAGCAGCGCGAATCTAGGCGCCGTAAGGCTTGCCGGGGTCTGCCTGGAGCTGGAGAGCCTGGGGCGCGCGGGGTCGACCGAGGGGGCGGGGGCGCTGCTCGTACAGGTTGAGGAGGAATACCGGTTGGTCAGGGATGCCCTTTTGGGAGGACCTTCATGCTGA
- a CDS encoding type 1 glutamine amidotransferase, whose translation MFLIVQNDPQCPSGSCSRLLAAAGETFTTVTPYSGEALPDPAEATGIVVLGGEMGAHDTAKHPYLTRVLSFLREALQAGTPLLGICLGGQLLSFAAGGEVISRSPYGEHGVCQVDLTREGELDPLFRGLPDPFLTFQLHNDSFTVPPGATLLASSAACPAQAFRLGQAAYGVQFHPEVDPSIVAAWDLLPLPKTDHLSSFLAAEAAFNKVSQRLIGNFISLAAASRIS comes from the coding sequence ATGTTCCTGATCGTGCAGAACGACCCGCAGTGCCCTTCCGGAAGCTGCAGCCGGCTCTTGGCCGCCGCGGGGGAGACATTTACCACAGTGACCCCCTATAGCGGCGAGGCCCTACCTGACCCCGCTGAGGCCACGGGCATCGTGGTGCTGGGAGGGGAGATGGGGGCGCACGATACGGCGAAGCATCCCTACCTGACCCGGGTGCTCTCCTTCCTGAGGGAGGCGCTCCAGGCCGGCACGCCGCTTCTGGGGATCTGCCTCGGGGGGCAGCTCTTGTCCTTTGCCGCCGGCGGGGAGGTAATCTCCCGTTCCCCCTACGGCGAACATGGCGTCTGCCAGGTGGACCTCACCCGCGAAGGAGAGTTGGACCCGCTCTTCCGGGGGCTTCCCGACCCCTTCCTCACCTTCCAGCTGCACAACGACAGCTTTACCGTCCCCCCTGGCGCCACGCTCCTCGCCTCCTCGGCCGCCTGCCCGGCTCAAGCCTTCAGGCTGGGGCAGGCCGCCTACGGCGTGCAGTTCCATCCGGAGGTCGACCCATCCATAGTCGCCGCCTGGGACCTCCTCCCCCTCCCCAAGACCGACCACCTGAGCTCCTTTCTCGCCGCCGAGGCCGCTTTCAACAAGGTTTCGCAGCGGCTGATCGGAAATTTCATATCCCTCGCCGCCGCCTCCCGAATTTCTTGA
- a CDS encoding putative bifunctional diguanylate cyclase/phosphodiesterase: MLTRKAKRSTPLVMVVDDDQAVRLLARETLENSGFAVRDVENGEQALEEFDVHAPDIVLLDVMMPGIDGFSVCSAIRRTASGRDTPVLMMTGLDDLESIDCAYEAGATDFITKPINWHVLGYRVSYMLRASGALEQLRESRAGLAHAQSLAHIGSWEWDLVTGEIRCSEEVYSICSIERSFKGGNPILDPVHPLDRGFVQGSIDEAIGKRAPLSFDYRITLGGGERTLHAELVTVLDEQGEAVCLTGTIQDITERKRAEEQIRLLAYYDALTGLPNRRFFLQQLEQALVFANRYDRMLAVLFLDLDRFKLVNDTLGHGVGDRLLQDVADRLLRCVRRGDCLARADEECPPSLVSRLGGDEFTIMLSDIEHFQDVAKIARRILEAVSVPYSLEGQEVFVSTSIGISLYPFDATTASDLIRNADGAMYQAKEQGRNGYQIYDESMNAKALERIILESQLHKALKEEEFIVYYQPQVSNQSGRVVGIEALVRWNSKELGLVEPGRFLPLAEEIGLVIQIDQWVMREACRQHKLWLDAGFPPVTLAINISGQQFMKNELLETVTSVLKESGLDPGLLELELTEGVLMAHTERTVKTLQALKGMGVRLAIDDFGTGFSSLSYLKRFPLDVLKIDRTFINDITTDPDDAAITLATIEMAHTMKLKVIAEGVETKPQLDFLTKNGCDMYQGYLFSKPVPSTELPRLFNRWQ, translated from the coding sequence ATGCTGACTAGGAAAGCAAAGCGCAGCACACCGCTCGTCATGGTCGTGGACGACGACCAGGCAGTGCGCCTTCTGGCCCGGGAGACCCTGGAGAACTCCGGCTTCGCCGTGCGCGACGTGGAAAACGGCGAGCAGGCGCTGGAGGAGTTCGATGTGCACGCGCCAGACATCGTGCTCCTGGACGTGATGATGCCGGGCATCGACGGCTTCTCCGTCTGCAGCGCCATCCGGCGCACCGCCTCCGGGCGGGACACGCCGGTTTTGATGATGACCGGCCTGGACGACCTGGAGTCAATAGACTGCGCCTACGAGGCGGGGGCCACCGATTTCATCACCAAACCGATCAACTGGCACGTGCTCGGGTACCGGGTGAGCTACATGCTGAGGGCGAGCGGCGCCCTGGAGCAGTTGAGGGAGAGCAGGGCGGGCTTAGCTCACGCCCAGAGCCTCGCCCATATCGGGAGTTGGGAGTGGGACCTCGTTACCGGCGAGATCCGGTGCTCCGAGGAGGTCTACAGCATCTGCAGCATCGAGCGCTCTTTCAAAGGGGGAAACCCCATCCTCGACCCGGTGCACCCCCTGGACCGCGGTTTCGTGCAGGGATCCATCGACGAGGCGATCGGCAAGCGCGCACCGCTTTCCTTCGACTATCGGATCACGCTGGGGGGGGGAGAGCGCACCCTGCACGCCGAGCTGGTGACGGTACTGGACGAGCAGGGCGAGGCTGTCTGCTTAACTGGAACTATCCAGGACATCACCGAGAGAAAGCGCGCCGAGGAACAGATCCGGCTCCTGGCTTACTACGACGCGCTGACCGGCCTTCCCAACCGCCGCTTCTTCCTGCAGCAGTTGGAGCAGGCCCTGGTCTTCGCCAACCGCTACGACCGGATGCTCGCGGTCCTCTTCCTCGACCTGGACCGCTTCAAGCTCGTCAACGACACCCTCGGGCACGGGGTAGGGGACCGCCTGCTGCAGGACGTGGCCGACCGGCTGCTGCGCTGCGTCCGCAGAGGGGACTGTCTCGCCCGCGCCGACGAGGAGTGCCCGCCGTCCCTGGTCTCGCGCCTGGGAGGGGACGAGTTCACCATCATGCTCTCCGACATAGAGCACTTCCAGGACGTGGCCAAGATCGCCCGCCGAATCCTTGAGGCAGTTTCAGTTCCCTACTCGCTAGAAGGGCAGGAGGTTTTCGTCTCCACCAGCATCGGCATCAGCCTCTACCCCTTCGACGCCACTACGGCGAGCGACCTGATCCGGAACGCGGACGGCGCCATGTACCAGGCCAAGGAACAGGGGAGAAACGGCTACCAGATCTACGACGAGTCCATGAACGCCAAGGCGCTGGAGCGGATCATACTGGAAAGCCAGCTGCACAAGGCGCTCAAGGAGGAGGAATTCATCGTCTACTACCAGCCGCAGGTCTCAAACCAAAGCGGACGTGTGGTGGGGATTGAGGCGCTGGTGCGCTGGAACTCCAAGGAACTGGGCCTCGTCGAACCGGGGCGTTTCCTACCGCTGGCCGAGGAGATCGGGCTGGTGATCCAGATCGACCAGTGGGTGATGCGGGAAGCATGCCGGCAACACAAGCTCTGGCTGGACGCGGGGTTCCCGCCGGTGACGCTTGCCATCAACATCTCAGGCCAGCAATTCATGAAAAACGAGCTTTTGGAGACGGTGACCTCGGTCCTGAAAGAGAGCGGGCTCGACCCGGGGCTTTTGGAACTGGAACTTACCGAGGGAGTGCTCATGGCGCACACCGAACGCACTGTAAAGACGCTGCAGGCCCTGAAAGGGATGGGGGTGAGGCTCGCCATCGACGACTTCGGGACCGGCTTCTCCTCGCTCTCCTATTTAAAGCGCTTCCCGCTTGACGTCCTCAAGATCGACCGGACCTTTATCAATGACATCACCACCGACCCCGACGACGCCGCCATCACCCTCGCCACCATCGAGATGGCGCACACGATGAAGCTGAAGGTGATCGCGGAGGGGGTCGAGACCAAGCCCCAGCTCGACTTCCTCACCAAAAACGGCTGCGACATGTACCAGGGTTACCTCTTCAGTAAACCGGTCCCCTCTACGGAGCTTCCCCGCCTTTTCAACCGCTGGCAGTAG